DNA sequence from the Manihot esculenta cultivar AM560-2 chromosome 11, M.esculenta_v8, whole genome shotgun sequence genome:
ataaaagtttactaatttCAAAACTAGCACCAAAATTTAAAACAATGTAAGAGTTAAGGAGGCGACTTTAGCTTATATATGGAGCTTCAAGTATGTGGATTGGGATGTATTTGGTTGTATTAGAAGGAGCACCAATGATACAAGTTTGAAAAATTGAAACTGGACTTTAACAAAGAAAGATAATTCACTCGTATGAATATAATTTactcttaattaaaattaattatattattcaattaaaattattttttaatacaaattaatCATACAAATTATTGATGTTACTGAGATTAGATTAGTTTGATGATGTAGTTGAAATGAGACTGTGTTGTGATTAGTTAGAACCTGTAAAGAAAAAAATGTAAGATAGTAGTTGATACTCATGATAATTATTCTGACACTTAAGTTAATATATGTGAGGTGGTAATGGGTGTACATAACAATTATTCTGACGCTTAAGTTAGTATCCATGAGTATAGAAATACAAAGAATTATTTAGAGTGTCAGTGTTAGAGAATATCATACTTTTACTGCgatttttctccttttatactgcaagaggtaaattaataattttacaattatatttataatagttaTATATTGGATTATATCTGTTAACGATAATCTTGTGCCGAGACTCACCCATAAGAAAAGTGTGAATCTTGACATCGCACCAATTGTTATGGtttttgaattttctttcttctgAAATAGACTGTATTTcctattcaattaatttttatcacGTAAATCTATTTCGTAATGATAACAGGTGTTTGTTTCGAAATAGACTGTATTACCTTttagttaaatatataaattttattgaaactgACTTTGAAATTTCAAtagaatttcaaaattaatcaaattaatattttatattattttattaatttcattaaattataattttattttaatttattagatttcatttataaattgtattatttccttaaaatctaattataaaataaaataatagttgtatataatttaaaataaattaaaaatattataaattacatcaaaatttaacacaaattaaatttagttatggtgaattaaaaactaaatttgcatatttaatAAGTTAATACTCTAAACAGGTATTATAAAAAGTGTATAAAAGTTTCTATTAAAAATTGAGCAATAATAGTtatatttactatatttttctgataatgagatcatattttattaaatatgatgtaagaattaaaattaaaattaaaaagctcattttaaaactaaaagataataataataataataataataataataataataataataataataataataataataataataatgcaagaaaaaaattaaacgataaaagttaattaaattatcatgCAAATAATTaagtgatttaaaattaaaatatattaaatactttaaaaattaagtaataatattaaattaataaaaatttaaagcggCTCTACTACTAGTTTTTATTTAtcataaaaatcaattaaagtaaaaaaatacaGAAGTCAAAAGTATTtccctaaaaataaaaatatacgaagaaaataataataataataataataataataataataataataataataataataataataataataataataataagtttaaatttaaatttaataactaaatatttaaagcaatttaaaaattttaaaaataaaaatattaaaaacattataaaaagAATGAATATAAACTGAGATTAccataaaaattagttaaaaacaGATAATTTCTTACACTGCGATTTGTCCATAAAATAGAGTTATTGATAAAtccttttgaaaataaaaggaagATTCAGACATCGTGATACTCGGTTCATCATCAAAACTCATCATCCTATAGATAAATCGAGTTTTGAAGTAAAATTATTGTCAATAGGTACATTTCAATATATTTCCATTAGGTTGGTAATCGCAAAATCGCTGATCGATCTCTTATTAAGCAGTTAGCTACATCATCGTCGGATTATCAGGAACTGTTATATTTAACTTCGTTCTCTTATAGTATAAGAGTTAAAACGATTATAGAGACAAATGTATGTAATTCTCTTACTTTCAAGTTCTACGTTCGCCTATTCTCcagtttactaacttgagcaTCAAAGTGACTACCGTAAACGCCAACTATCTCATGTTTTCTTTCTTGCACATTTAGCTAATTATAGCACAACTCTCTTTTCGgttacatcatttggttccgttgTCGGGAATGTCCATTAAAGCTttttctgttcatttggattaaaaccaacctcttattctttttctctGAAAAAGATATCTCTCTCCTTTTTTCTCTCAAATTGTTGCTAAGATTACTAACAATGAGAgcgctatcatttcttccactcctGTCAGTGAACAAAACACATCCTCAATGGTCAATGAAGCAAATCTCAATAATCTGAAAACGAGCAAATGATCCAGTACATCCAAAAGTTGCAGGCTACTCTCAAATAGTATAAGATTCGGAGGGAGGCATCAATTACGCCTCCTAGGGGAATGGAGAAAGTCTTCGTTGACACCCCGATGACTCAGAGATGATTAAGAGTCGGTCCAAAGGGAAGGCTGAGTTCGAGAAAGATGAATCAAACGATACTCTGAAAGATGTTGACTGAAAGTTTCTATTTCAAAAGAAATTGTAGTAGAAACTTTCCCCATCAAGTTCAAACTGCCCAATTTGGACAAATATAATGGAACAACGAATTCCAAAAGTCACTTAACGATCTTTTGAATAACCATACAGTTTCAAGATGTCAACGATTTTATGTTGTGCCGAATTCTTCCGTCAATATTCATAGGATTGACTAAAAAATAGTAACAACATCTGAGCTTAGTTTTATTTCAGAATTTTATGTAGtttgctatgttatttaaatttaaatttattacttgtatatttcttataaaattcttCTCCGACTTGTAGAAAATCCGATAAAGAGAGAGCGAGGACGACTGTTTAAGAAATTTTATGATACGgttcaatatcaaaataatataggtgaaaaaattaaatcataaaatagcgtgtgaaaaattataaaaaaaaatataacgtcaagtttataaattttttaataaaaaaattcaatggcAACCTATTAACAGTTTAAtttaactgatttttttttaaaatttttgtttagaattaaaaaaaatttaaaatttaaaatttaaattttaaaattttttattatatataaaaatgaaattatgaataattttataaaaatttatttaatttcttttttataaaaatgtgatTTTAAACGAAGAGAAAACAAAACGAAATCATAATTTAGATGCTAAacgaaaatataacaaaaatctaatattactttttaaaaattaaaaacaataatttttttataatttaaaatcttaattttttttcctggATGGAGCCCACAATAAGGATAGAGAAAAATATCATTATATTCTGAAGTTGTATACTTGGATTTGATGATCAGAGTTGCTCTTGCTTCTGTCCATAATTGGTGCTTAAATTTCATAAAGgtattctaatatttttttaacataaataatcttataaaaattattaccaAAAATTTATGGGTCATCTTATTAAAATGACAACaatgatttattatatttttcctttttttaatttaaatgagaactgaaatatcatataattgttttaaaatatacatatatagcaATAACAGCTCAGACAAAGATAAGAAGAAATTATTGTTCTATAGTAAATGATCAaaatacatttatattttaatttttgatttatattaaaattaataattatgtcctataatttattttcatattttgattcaattaaattaaagattttttaatttgccagagtaaaaaatatataaattaaaatgttgAGTTTTACAGATGAATATGttaattttaatacattttatgaacctaaaaatattttttaaaataaattacactCGCTAtgctatttatttattatattataattattttatttatttttaattattcattaattatCATACTTTTCAAACAATAACAGGTAGATATTTGATAATGTGAATCATCCTAATTAATCATCACCTTTCCCACTCATCCATTAGAAAATATCTGATAAAGATTTTCCTTCTGTTTTGTATTCTTATCAGTTTACCCTTTTAATCCTATAAATACAGTCTTTCCTCTGCTATTTCATATCATCCATTACTCTCTCATTTCTTCAGCTTCCTTGCTTTTCCAGTTATCATTATGAAGACAGATATTGATTTGTTTCCAAGATTGGCCAAGAAAGAGTTCGGAGGAGATGGCGGCTCATACTTCGCCTGGTGCCCTTCTGAGTTGGCAATGCTGCGTGAAGGGAACATTGGTGCAGCCAAGCTTGCTCTTGAGAAGAATGGCTTTGCTCTTCCTCGTTACTCTGATTCTGCAAAGGTCGCTTATGTTCTTCAAGGTAGccttttttgtatttttcttgTTGGGGATTTCAATTTTTGTTATCTGGGTCTTCTCGTTTGTTTTCATTATTGATTGATTGGGTTTTCTTACTGAGATCTTGCTTCTAAATGGGTTCTAAAGTAAGATCAACAAAGATAATGGATTCTCTTTAATTCGGTTCTACGAGTGGATGAATCGATGATCGTCGTAGCTAACTTGTTTGATTTAATGTTACTGAGCGGTTTTCTGCAAATCtgaatcatttaattttaatttttgtcagGAAATGGTGTCGCCGGAATTGTCCTGcctgagaaagaagaaaaggtcGTACCGATCAAGAAGGGTGATGCCATAGCCCTTCCTTTCGGTGTTGTGACATGGTGGTTCAATAAAGAGGATACTGAGTTGGTTGTGCTGTTATTGGGCGATACATCAAAAGGCCACAAAGCTGGTGAATTTACTGATTTCTTTTTGACTGGTTCCAGTGGAATTTTCACTGGCTTCTCTCCTGAATTCGTGAGCCGAGCATGGGATGTGGATGAAAAAACAGTGAGTACCCTTATTGGAAACCAAACAGGCAAAGGCATTGTCAAGCTACCTGCATCATCTAAGATGCCTGAACCCAAGAAGGAGACCCGTAGTGGCTTGGTTTACAACTGTGAAGAAGCTCCATTAGATGTTGACATTAAGAATGGTGGAAGGGTTGTGGTCTTGAACACCAAGAACCTTCCTTTGGTTGCGGAGGTTGGCCTTGGTGCTGATCTTGTGAGATTGGATTGTGGTGCTATGTGCTCTCCTGGGTTTTCTTGTGACTCTGCTCTGCAGGTGACTTACATCGTCAGAGGAAGTGGCCGTGTTCAGGTTGTCGGCGTTGATGGACGTAGAGTCTTGGACACTACAGTTAAGGCTGGAAACCTCTTCATTGTTCCaaggttttatgttgtttcaaaGATTTGTGATCCTGATGGAATGGATTGGTTCTCAATCATCACCACTCCCAAGTGAGTTGCTGTTTCTTGATTGATGTGTTCTTCCATTTTAATTGCTGAATTTGTTTTAGAACTCACCattggtctttttttttttttccccctttgCAGCCCAATATTCACCCATTTGGCTGGTAGGACTTCTGTGTGGAAGGCTTTATCACCTGAAGTGCTTGAAGCATCTTTCAATGTCTCTTCTGAAGTTGAGAAGCTTTTCCGGTCAAAGAGAACATCTGATGAAATTTTCTTCCCACCCCCGAAATAATGAATCATTAGCTAGCTTGTCATTAAGCTCTTGCCGTTTAGTggtttcaataataaattaggCTCTCTCATGTTTCTGCTGCGTCtgtgtatatattttttctctaaATATCCAAATTCTGTTTTCGAATGGTGGTTTCAATACACTTTTGGCACGTTTGGTGCTCTAATCTTTTGCTGCCATAACGACGGCAAGATATTTAGAATAGAAGAAGCTAAAACAGAAGTTAATGTTTGATTGCTTCCCCCTCCCAACTATGCAAAAAAGTTTCTTGAGAAGTGGAGTCTCCAAGACCTCCACCTTGAGAACATGCACAAAATGGAGCTTCCAAGCCAAGTCCTTGAATTCAGAATTTTCAAGTAACTTTAAACTTGTTGCTGCCTCTAATTTTATGGCCATAGGCTAATAAATTGTGATCAAGCATTTCACTCCTAATCCAGGCAGCATCACAGGCTAATGGATCTTTTTAAGgaattttaataaagaaatccCATGGGACAATAATGTATTTACAAAAAAGTGTAAAGCGTTGATTGGTAGTTTAGAATTATggttgaaattatataataaataataaatttgaaacttttcttatttgaacaatatgttttaaaatttttatttaatctattttttctttaaatttttttcatatgcatatatatagattaattaattaaaattattaattaattaattttattataaatttcactgaaattaactttaaaatttcattaaaatgtcaaaatttatgaaattaataattcatatcattttatttcattccattaaaattataattttatttaaatctatttaaaatttttcaaatatgttataaaagaaaataataattgcaTAAATTATGTATATTTACGTTTcccttaaaatatatataatgatttaaaataatatagaaatactataaattacatcaaaatttaactttaattaaatttaattaacacTCTGAGTAGGTATCGTAGAAAAGTTTCTAATAAATTTTAGGCTAAAATAGTTATATTTATTAGGgataattacaaaaaattattctataatttagaataaaaatttaatttaatttgtgacAAACAGAGAGTCACGTGAATTCAGTCCGTTAATAATTAAAGTGAGATTTTTCTCCTAATATtgctattaaatattaatgtaatatttaaaaattaattaaagataatttttaattagagtGTATTACACtgtaatttttgaaattttataaaacatataatttaatttatatatctagaaatttaattatgaagttttattttataataaaataattttttaattataattcatccataaattaatttttaaatattataattatttataaataaatatttttataaattaatctcacatatttattaaatttagtatattatatttaaaaataaattaacaaaattaaaattcattcaaGAATCTCCACACaatgtatatttaaatttaagtttaaaattttttttctctttaactttttctattataaaaatCAGCTAAAATGAAAAGCGAAAAAGACAGAAGTCATAATAATTTCactacaaataaaaatatattaagaagataatattaataattaattgaaaaaattattttctttaaaataattaaaattttttataaaaaatattttttaattatttttttaaatattttaaatataaaaaatattttcaatcaaacAAACAAACCTAAATAATCTTGTgaaaattattacaaaaaatttCAACATATATATCATGATGCGCGTTGGccaattttctattaaaatcgCAACAAGGATTTCCtaatatttatctatttttttatttaaacgaGAACTGTAATATCATATAATTCTGTTTATATTATCaccttttattttctaatatatttaatatttaaatgtagtatttcaataatttataccataaatttactttttattatttatatataatttaaataataaaacatttaatgattgaattttaatgtatttatattttttaaaattaagaaatgatttaataatttttttatattataaaaattaaatagtaaaaaaaaatttttgaaaaaattttccaccattattattttttcctacACTGTAGTTTATCCACCTATTGAAAATTTGCATTTGTTAATATAGCATTAATTTATATGCTCcgtgaaaatttaataattatataaaattaatcatttttattttatatattaaatataaattcattaaaaaattaataaatcaattatatTATGGACGTTAGGTTTAAAgaaagcatatatatatatatatacacaaaaaCACAGTAGATCATTTGATATTTTTTCAGTTAAAGTAtggataaataatttaattattaaatatatagtttaaaataaattttattttataataattattataaatattttataataaatatattacttaatttaaaatgacaatatatataaaataattaaaaataatatatttattataaaatttttataattattaatataaaataagattTATTTACTGTTAAAACtattgatttatatatttaatagttagattactattatttttataattaaatatattatttaattataattaagaataagttaatattatttttatatataaaattagtttatatttaaaaataataaatattatatttaattttttatttttaaaaattaattaaaattacattcaattaaataaattaaattaaaattaaaatgtttaaattaaaatataaaataatataaatattagattttttaattatttgattattgatttataataataataatacatgtATAATACTTATACTATTAAATTGttgtataaattaaattaattaaattaaaattaaaaaattcaaattaaaatatcaatacacataaatatttaaattttttaatcaattcgataagtataatatatttttaaatatggagtatattttaattcttatttctttaaaaaaaaaaaaaaagaaaaatcaggtTTCCTCCCATCCAGTAGAAAATATCTGATAATGATTTTCTTTCTGTTTTATATTCTTATCAGCTTACATTTTTTATCCTATAAATACTGGTCCATTCTGTTAGGTGGGTCCCTCCATGCTATTTCATATCAGCAAGTTTTCCATTACTCTCATTTCTTCAGCGTTATCAGTATGAAGATCGATATTGATTTGTCCCCAAGATTGGCCAAGATGGATTTCGCAGGAGATGGTGGCTCATACTTCGTCTGGTGCCCCTCTGAGTTGGCAATGCTGCGGGAAGGGAACATCGGTGCAGCCAAGCTTTCCCTTGAGAAGGATGGCTTTGCTCTTCCTTGTTACTCTGATTCTGCAAAGGTTGCTTATGTTCTTCAAGGTAGCCCTTTTTGTTTCAATTTTTGTTATCTGGgttttctctttttgttttcATTATTGATTGATTGGTTTTTCTTACTCGGATCTTGCTTCTAAATGTGTTCTCTTTAATTTGGTTCTACGACTGGATGAATCAATGATAGTCGTAGCTAACTTGTTTGATTTAATGTTACAGAGTGGTTTACTGCAAATCTgaattactttttttaaaaaatttttatcagGAAATGGTGTCGCCGGAATTGTCCTGcctgagaaagaagaaaaggttGTGCCAATCAAGAAGGGTGATGCAATAGCTCTTCCTTTTGGTGCTGTGACATGGTGGTTCAATAAACAGTATACTGAGTTGGTTGTGCTGTTATTGGGCGATACATCAAAAGGCCACAAAGCTGGTGAATTTACTGATTTCTTTTTAACTGGTTCCAATGGAATTTTCACTGGCTTCTCTCCTGAATTTGTGAGCCGAGCATGGGATGTGGATGAAAAAACAGTGAATACCCTTGTTGGAACCCAAACAGGCATAGGCATTGTTAAGCTTTCTGCATCATGTAAGATGCCTGAACCCAAGAAGGAGAGCCGTAGTGGCTTGGTTTATAACTGCGAAGAAGCTCCATTAGATGTCGACATTAAGAATGGCGGAAGGGTTGTGGTCTTGAATACCAAGAACCTTCCATTGGTTGCTGAGGTTGGCCTTGGAGCTGATCATGTGAGATTGGATGGGGGTGCTATGTGCTCTGCTCTGCAGGTGACTTACATTGTCAGAGGAAGTGGTCGTGTTCAGGTTGTCGGCTCTGATGGCCGGAGAGTCTTGGACACCAGAGTTAAGGCTGGAAATCTTTTTATTGTTCCAAGGTTCTATGTTGTTTCAAAGATTTGTGGTCCTGATGGAATGGATTGCTTCTCAATCATCACTACTCCCAGGTGAGTTTCTGGGTTCTTGATGTGTTCTTCCACTTCAATGGCTGAATTTGTTTTAGAACTCaccattgttgattttttttcttttgcagcCCTATATCCACCCATTTGGCTGGTATGACTTCTTTGTGGAAGGCTTTATCACCTGAAGTGCTTGAAGCATCTTTCAAGTTCTCTCCTGAAGTTGAGAAGCTTTTCCGGTCAAAGAGAACCTCTTGATGAAATTTTCTTCCCAGTAACTGATAATCATTAGCTAGCTTGTTATTAAGCTCTTGCAGTTTTTTGGTTT
Encoded proteins:
- the LOC110625759 gene encoding 11S globulin seed storage protein Ana o 2.0101, with product MKTDIDLFPRLAKKEFGGDGGSYFAWCPSELAMLREGNIGAAKLALEKNGFALPRYSDSAKVAYVLQGNGVAGIVLPEKEEKVVPIKKGDAIALPFGVVTWWFNKEDTELVVLLLGDTSKGHKAGEFTDFFLTGSSGIFTGFSPEFVSRAWDVDEKTVSTLIGNQTGKGIVKLPASSKMPEPKKETRSGLVYNCEEAPLDVDIKNGGRVVVLNTKNLPLVAEVGLGADLVRLDCGAMCSPGFSCDSALQVTYIVRGSGRVQVVGVDGRRVLDTTVKAGNLFIVPRFYVVSKICDPDGMDWFSIITTPNPIFTHLAGRTSVWKALSPEVLEASFNVSSEVEKLFRSKRTSDEIFFPPPK
- the LOC110626927 gene encoding glutelin type-A 1 — protein: MKIDIDLSPRLAKMDFAGDGGSYFVWCPSELAMLREGNIGAAKLSLEKDGFALPCYSDSAKVAYVLQGNGVAGIVLPEKEEKVVPIKKGDAIALPFGAVTWWFNKQYTELVVLLLGDTSKGHKAGEFTDFFLTGSNGIFTGFSPEFVSRAWDVDEKTVNTLVGTQTGIGIVKLSASCKMPEPKKESRSGLVYNCEEAPLDVDIKNGGRVVVLNTKNLPLVAEVGLGADHVRLDGGAMCSALQVTYIVRGSGRVQVVGSDGRRVLDTRVKAGNLFIVPRFYVVSKICGPDGMDCFSIITTPSPISTHLAGMTSLWKALSPEVLEASFKFSPEVEKLFRSKRTS